One window from the genome of Cryptomeria japonica chromosome 6, Sugi_1.0, whole genome shotgun sequence encodes:
- the LOC131030539 gene encoding uncharacterized protein LOC131030539 gives MSCIVSFNTSFLLFQNKSINSLGIEPLTFRCTKSSNKSNKHFNTNNNCLCLSKEKKVGRKLLVVRAFSNWFESTEDKNGKDIYIEKIPEFNSLADFTKLRKNQIGGEDLQTAVVSYRKQLPWSILQPGFQVDLVAAIHIADKEYFADLQQELANYDRVLYEMITDKDPKQSNRNPRTRWIPPKRLPGARYQKFNIIGFIQRSMASILGLYFQLECLDYRRDNWYHADLDYHTFKLMQRERGENMFKLAREMSAISSKEITKSIFEREDLDPWKSKLLWVARFFPMPLVGLFLIESVCGFSSSPNGRSPEMKALFHLDLATAMKLFLAKQITSEFSQGKTKWVKNSVIIGERNRVVMEELRAAMNDGCQKIAILFGSGHMPDMDERLRTEFGLLPTQISWKTAWSLKNQKTSGQKQLPPFLSGFVKTIGWQLNRYQTLALLIFSLILAVDLWLWEVVFSSIKDGLDENILMVVQFLAGSWGKF, from the exons ATGAGCTGCATAGTTAGCTTCAATACAAGCTTTCTGCTCTTTCAGAACAAGTCCATAAATTCGCTGGGAATCGAACCCCTGACCTTCCGCTGCACAAAATCGTCAAACAAAAGCAATAAGCATTTCAACACTAATAATAATTGCCTGTGCCTGAGCAAGGAGAAAAAAGTAGGCCGTAAATTGCTTGTGGTAAGAGCATTTTCGAATTGGTTTGAATCAACTGAAGATAAAAATGGGAAAGATATTTACATCGAAAAAATTCCAGAATTTAATTCTTTGGCAGATTTTACCAAGCTCCGTAAAAATCAAATCGGTGGAGAGGATTTGCAGACTGCGGTTGTTAGTTATCGCAAGCAATTACCGTGGTCGATTCTTCAGCCCGGATTCCAG GTTGATTTGGTAGCCGCTATTCACATTGCTGATAAAGA GTATTTTGCAGACCTTCAGCAAGAACTTGCAAACTATGACAGGGTCCTATATGAAATGATTACAGATAAGGACCCAAAGCAATCGAATAGAAATCCAAGAACACGTTGGATACCACCTAAAAGGTTACCAGGAGCCCGCTATCAAAAGTTCAATATTATAGGATTTATTCAGCGTTCAATGGCATCTATCCTTGGTTTATATTTTCAGTTAGAATGTCTAGATTATCGGAGGGATAATTGGTATCATGCAGATCTTGATTATCACACATTCAAGCTGATGCAG CGTGAAAGAGGTGAGAACATGTTCAAATTGGCAAGGGAAATGAGTGCCATTTCTAGTAAGGAGATCACAAAGTCTATTTTTGAACGAGAAGATCTTGATCCATGGAAATCAAAGCTGTTGTGGGTGGCTCGTTTTTTTCCTATGCCACTGGTGGGGTTGTTTCTAATAGAAAGCGTTTGTGGATTTTCATCTTCACCAAATGGTAGATCTCCAGAGATGAAAGCTTTATTTCACCTTGATTTAGCAACTGCAATGAAACTGTTTTTGGCAAAACAGATAACTTCAGA GTTCTCTCAAGGAAAAACTAAGTGGGTGAAGAATTCTGTCATCATTGGGGAAAGGAACAGAGTTGTAATGGAAGAGTTGCGAGCAGCAATGAATGATGGCTGCCAGAAAATAGCAATACTATTTGGAAGTGGGCATATGCCAGACATGGATGAACGTTTAAGGACAGAATTTGGCCTTTTACCCACCCAAATATCCTGGAAAACTGCATGGTCATTGAAAAATCAGAAGACGAGTGGTCAGAAACAGCTTCCTCCTTTCTTGAGTGGATTTGTCAAGACAATTGGTTGGCAACTCAATAGATACCAGACCCTAGCATTGCTGATCTTCTCTTTGATTCTTGCAGTTGACTTGTGGCTTTGGGAGGTTGTCTTTAGTTCAATCAAAGATGGTTTAGATGAGAATATATTAATGGTAGTGCAATTTCTTGCAGGGAGTTGGGGTAAATTCTAG